One genomic window of Polyangium aurulentum includes the following:
- a CDS encoding TldD/PmbA family protein produces the protein MTQSAAYRAPFGPGGDSSIDAALCGRLLSVALARGGEYADLFFEYRAGGGFTFDEGILKAASRGVSMGVGVRVQRGDATGYAYTEDLTWESMKRAAETAAQIATGGGGVTQVELRPRPLPSRYEVPVVSLDVPGVEKRALLERASAAAHAFDPHILKAEASFSEEIREILVATSDGVMVYDVQPLFRFGVRAIAERDGKRQEGGSGGGGRTTMAAYFADKSPEWHAREAGRQAMIMLEAEEAPAGEMNVVLAPGDSGILLHEAVGHGLEADFNRKGTSNYAGKVGESVASPLCTVVDDATLLSSRGTINVDDEGNEPKRSVLIENGTLSGYMHDRLSAKHYKLTPTGNGRRESFGAAPLPRMTNTILLAGPHDPEEIVRSVKRGVFAKKFGGGQVDISNGDFVFSLTESYLIEDGKITRPLKGVNLIGNGPDVLGKVTMLGTDLSVSDGIWTCGKDGQSVPVGVGCPTIKIDKITVGGTRIG, from the coding sequence ATGACCCAGAGCGCTGCCTACCGCGCCCCGTTCGGACCGGGCGGGGACAGTTCGATCGACGCCGCGCTGTGCGGCCGCCTTCTCTCCGTCGCCCTCGCCAGGGGTGGTGAGTACGCCGACCTGTTCTTCGAATATCGGGCGGGCGGCGGGTTCACCTTCGACGAGGGGATCCTCAAGGCCGCCTCGCGCGGCGTCTCGATGGGCGTGGGCGTGCGCGTGCAGCGGGGCGACGCGACGGGCTACGCGTACACCGAGGACCTCACCTGGGAGTCGATGAAGCGCGCCGCCGAGACGGCCGCGCAGATCGCGACGGGCGGCGGCGGCGTCACGCAGGTCGAGCTGAGGCCGCGACCCTTGCCGAGCCGCTACGAGGTGCCCGTGGTGTCGCTCGACGTGCCGGGCGTCGAGAAGCGCGCCCTCCTCGAGCGCGCGAGCGCCGCGGCGCACGCCTTCGATCCGCACATCCTGAAGGCCGAGGCGAGCTTCTCCGAGGAGATCCGCGAGATCCTGGTCGCCACGAGCGACGGCGTGATGGTCTACGACGTGCAGCCGCTCTTCCGCTTCGGCGTGCGCGCCATCGCCGAGCGCGACGGCAAGCGCCAGGAGGGCGGCAGCGGCGGCGGCGGACGCACCACGATGGCCGCCTACTTCGCCGACAAGTCCCCCGAGTGGCACGCGCGCGAGGCGGGGCGGCAGGCGATGATCATGCTCGAGGCCGAGGAAGCTCCGGCAGGCGAGATGAACGTGGTGCTCGCCCCGGGCGACAGCGGCATCCTCTTGCACGAGGCCGTGGGGCACGGGCTCGAGGCCGACTTCAACCGCAAGGGCACGAGCAACTACGCGGGCAAGGTCGGCGAGTCCGTCGCGAGCCCCTTGTGCACGGTGGTCGACGACGCGACGCTGCTGTCGTCGCGCGGCACGATCAACGTCGACGACGAGGGCAACGAGCCCAAGCGCAGCGTGCTCATCGAGAACGGCACGCTCTCGGGCTACATGCACGACCGGCTCTCGGCCAAGCACTACAAGCTCACGCCGACGGGCAACGGCCGGCGCGAGAGCTTCGGGGCCGCGCCCCTGCCGCGCATGACGAACACCATCCTGCTCGCGGGCCCGCACGACCCGGAGGAGATCGTTCGCAGCGTCAAGCGCGGCGTCTTCGCCAAGAAGTTCGGCGGCGGCCAGGTCGACATCTCGAACGGCGACTTCGTCTTCTCGTTGACCGAGAGCTACCTCATCGAGGACGGCAAGATCACGCGGCCGCTCAAGGGCGTGAACCTCATCGGCAACGGGCCGGACGTGCTCGGCAAGGTGACCATGCTCGGCACCGACCTGAGCGTCTCCGACGGCATCTGGACCTGCGGCAAGGACGGGCAGAGCGTGCCCGTCGGCGTGGGTTGTCCGACCATCAAGATCGACAAGATCACCGTGGGCGGGACGCGGATCGGCTAG
- a CDS encoding CopD family protein, with product MNGLSVALIWLHISGNVVWIGSILAVAAIITAKSVDPKIRGELALRVYSFLSVPAFVLGFVGGTARLLLDPRYYLVEHHWMHGKLLFAITVIGLHHVIGARAKKLARGTVQDSGPTAIMGTILAVSAVVAAFFAIFKLPD from the coding sequence ATGAACGGCCTCAGCGTCGCCCTCATCTGGCTGCACATCTCGGGCAACGTCGTCTGGATCGGGTCGATCCTCGCCGTCGCGGCGATCATCACCGCGAAGTCGGTGGACCCGAAGATCCGCGGCGAGCTCGCGCTGCGCGTCTACAGCTTCCTGTCGGTGCCCGCGTTCGTTCTCGGCTTCGTGGGCGGCACTGCACGTTTGTTGCTGGACCCGCGGTACTACCTGGTCGAGCACCACTGGATGCACGGCAAGCTGCTCTTCGCGATCACGGTGATCGGGCTGCACCACGTCATCGGCGCGCGCGCCAAGAAGCTGGCCCGCGGAACTGTGCAGGACAGCGGGCCGACTGCTATCATGGGCACGATCCTCGCGGTGTCGGCGGTGGTCGCCGCCTTCTTCGCGATCTTCAAGTTGCCCGACTGA